A section of the Oncorhynchus keta strain PuntledgeMale-10-30-2019 chromosome 15, Oket_V2, whole genome shotgun sequence genome encodes:
- the marchf6 gene encoding E3 ubiquitin-protein ligase MARCH6 isoform X1, with translation MDTAEEGDICRVCRSEGTQDKPLYHPCVCTGSIKFIHQECLVQWLKHSRKEYCELCKHRFAFTPIYSPDMPSRLPVQDIFAGLVTSVGTAIRYWFHYTLVAFAWLGVVPLTACRIYKCLFTGSVSSLLTLPLDMLSTENLMADCLQGCFVVTCTLCAFISLVWLREQIVHGGAPQWLEQNQQQQPQHAPAPQLNEQGPGQGAGENQPAPAAAEPLADNGPAAEVPDIQVDPAEDMELEDEAEDVGDANNGAQDDMNWNALEWDRAAEELTWERMLGLDGSLVFLEHVFWVVSLNTLFILVFAFCPYHIGHFSVVGLGFENNVQASHFEGLITTIVGYIFLAMTLILCHGLAALVRFQRSRHLLGVCYIVVKVSLLVVVEIGVFPVICGWWLDICSLEMFDASLKDRELSFESAPGTTMFLHWLVGMVYVFYFASFILLLREVLRPGVLWFLRNLNDPDFNPVQEMIHLPIYRHLRRLILSVVVFGSIVLLMLWLPIRTIKFILPAFLPYNVMLYSDAPVSELSLELLLLQVVLPALLEQGHTRQWLKGLVRAWTVTAGYLLDLHSYLLGDQEENDDDADQQANNNLQGRNNNAIPDGLHAAHQAILQQGGPVGFQPYHQPIKFSFRIVLLIVFMCVTLLVASLVCLTLPVFAGRYLMSLWTGSAKIHELYTAACGLYVCWLSIRAITVLLAWMPQGRRVILLKVQEWTLMVMLCNTILKTVVVAVLLVGAIPLLLGLLFELVIVAPLRVPLDQTPLFYPWQDWALGVLHAKIIAAITLMGPQWWLKTVIEQVYANGIRNIDLHFIIRKLAAPVICVLLVSLCVPYVISAGIVPIVAQYSPGVTMEMQNLVQRRIYPLLVMVVMLVGILSFQIRQFKRLYEHIKNDKYLVGQRLVNYERKAAGRSTTATHSSSSQD, from the exons ATGGACACCGCCGAGGAAG GGGATATATGCCGGGTCTGCCGATCTGAAGGAACCCAGGACAAGCCACTATATCACCCCTGTGTTTGTACAGGAAGTATAAAATTCATCCATCAAGAATG CTTGGTACAATGGCTAAAACACAGCAGAAAAGAATACTGTGAGTTATGCAAACACAGATTTGCTTTTACACCAA TCTATTCTCCAGACATGCCTTCCCGACTGCCTGTTCAGGACATATTTGCGGGGCTGGTGACAAGTGTAGGCACAGCTATTAGATACTGGTTTCACTACACACTAGTTGCCTTTGCTTGGCTGGGAGTCGTTCCTCTCACAGCAT GTCGCATCTACAAGTGTCTGTTTACCGGCTCTGTGAGCTCACTCCTTACCCTGCCGTTAGATATGCTTTCTAC AGAGAACTTGATGGCGGACTGCTTGCAGGGTTGTTTTGTGGTGACGTGTACACTCTGCGCCTTCATCAGTCTGGTGTGGCTGCGGGAGCAGATTGTTCATGGTGGCGCCCCCCAgtggctggagcagaatcagCAGCAGCAGCCACAACATGCACCAGCTCCACAACTTAATGAG CAGGGTCCTGGGCAGGGGGCGGGTGAGAACCAgcctgctcctgctgctgctgagcCCCTGGCGGACAATGGTCCAGCGGCTGAGGTCCCTGACATCCAGGTGGACCCGGCAGAGGACATGGAGCTGGAGGACGAGGCTGAGGATGTAGGGGACGCCAACAATGGTGCACAAG ATGACATGAATTGGAATGCCCTGGAATGGGACCGGGCAGCAGAGGAGCTAACATGGGAGAGG ATGCTCGGTCTTGATGGCTCCTTGGTTTTCCTG GAGCATGTCTTCTGGGTGGTCTCACTAAACACACTCTTCATTTTGGTATTCG CTTTTTGTCCGTATCATATTGGACATTTCTCAGTTGTGGGTCTTGGCTTTGAAAATAAT GTGCAGGCCTCCCACTTCGAAGGCCTCATCACCACCATCGTAGGCTATATCTTCCTGGCCATGACATTAATACTGTGCCAT GGATTGGCAGCGTTGGTGAGATTCCAAAGATCCAGACACCTTTTAGGAGTGTGCTACATTGTTGTCAAG GTATCCCTGCTGGTAGTCGTGGAGATCGGTGTGTTCCCTGTCATCTGTGGCTGGTGGCTCGACATCTGCTCACTG GAGATGTTTGATGCCTCTCTGAAGGACAGAGAGCTGAGTTTTGAGTCTGCTCCCGGCACCACCATGTTCCTCCACTGGCTTGTAGGGATGGTCTACGTCTTCTACTTTGCCTCGTTCATCCTCTTACTGCGAGAG GTGCTGAGACCTGGTGTTTTATGGTTTCTCAGAAACCTGAACGATCCTGATTTTAATCCTGTCCAAGAAATGATTCACCTGCCAATATACAGACATCTCAGAAGATTAATTTTATCAGTG GTGGTGTTTGGCTCCATAGTTTTACTAATGTTGTGGCTTCCCATAAGGACGATCAAATTCATCCTCCCAGCCTTCCTCCCCTACAATGTCATGCTGTACAG TGATGCTCCAGTCAGTGAGCTCTCTCTGGAGCTGCTGCTACTTCAGGTGGTTCTGCCTGCGCTGCTGGAACAAGGTCACACACGCCAGTGGCTCAAAGGCCTGGTCAGAGCCTGGACCGTCACCGCTGGATATCTGCT AGACCTCCACTCGTACCTGTTGGGTGACCAGGAGGAGAATGACGATGATGCGGACCAGCAGGCCAACAACAATCTGCAGGGGAGGAATAACAACGCCATCCCTGATGGGCTGCACGCTGCCCACCAGGCTATCCTACAGCAGGGAGGTCCTGTCGGCTTCCAGCCCTACCACCAACCCATTAAATTCAGCTTCAGG ATTGTGCTGCTGattgtgttcatgtgtgtgacACTGCTGGTGGCCAGTCTGGTGTGCCTCACGTTGCCAG TATTCGCCGGCCGgtacctgatgtctctctggacgGGCAGCGCAAAGATCCACGAACTGTACACGGCAGCGTGCGGCCTATACGTGTGCTGGCTGTCCATCAGGGCCATCACCGTACTGCTGGCCTGGATGCCCCAGGGCAGGAGGGTCATTCTGCTCAAGGTCCAGGAGTGGACCCTCATGGTAATGCTCTGCAACACG ATCCTGAAGACGGTGGTCGTTGCTGTGCTGCTGGTTGGAGCCATCCCTCTGCTGCTGGGCCTGCTATTTGAGCTGGTCATAGTAGCTCCTCTCAGGGTGCCATTGGACCAGACACCACTCTTCTACCCCTGGCAG GACTGGGCTCTCGGAGTGCTCCATGCCAAAATTATTGCTGCCATTACTCTGATGGGTCCCCAGTGGTGGCTGAAAACCGTGATCGAACAG GTGTACGCTAATGGAATTCGCAACATTGATCTCCATTTCATAATTCGTAAGCTGGCTGCTCCGGTTATCTGTGTGCtactggtgtctctctgtgtgcccTATGTCATCTCTGCTGGCATCGTCCCCATCGTAGCTCAATATTCCCCAG GAGTTACCATGGAGATGCAGAATTTGGTGCAGAGGAGAATCTACCCGTTACTGGTCATGGTAGTCATGCTGGTGGGAATCCTCTCCTTCCAGATCCGTCAATTTAAGCGCCTTTATGAGCACATTAAGAATGACAA gtaccTGGTGGGACAGAGACTGGTGAACTATGAACGCAAGGCGGCAGGCAGAAGcaccacagccacacacagcagcTCTTCCCAGGATTAG
- the marchf6 gene encoding E3 ubiquitin-protein ligase MARCH6 isoform X2 translates to MDTAEEGDICRVCRSEGTQDKPLYHPCVCTGSIKFIHQECLVQWLKHSRKEYCELCKHRFAFTPIYSPDMPSRLPVQDIFAGLVTSVGTAIRYWFHYTLVAFAWLGVVPLTACRIYKCLFTGSVSSLLTLPLDMLSTENLMADCLQGCFVVTCTLCAFISLVWLREQIVHGGAPQWLEQNQQQQPQHAPAPQLNEGPGQGAGENQPAPAAAEPLADNGPAAEVPDIQVDPAEDMELEDEAEDVGDANNGAQDDMNWNALEWDRAAEELTWERMLGLDGSLVFLEHVFWVVSLNTLFILVFAFCPYHIGHFSVVGLGFENNVQASHFEGLITTIVGYIFLAMTLILCHGLAALVRFQRSRHLLGVCYIVVKVSLLVVVEIGVFPVICGWWLDICSLEMFDASLKDRELSFESAPGTTMFLHWLVGMVYVFYFASFILLLREVLRPGVLWFLRNLNDPDFNPVQEMIHLPIYRHLRRLILSVVVFGSIVLLMLWLPIRTIKFILPAFLPYNVMLYSDAPVSELSLELLLLQVVLPALLEQGHTRQWLKGLVRAWTVTAGYLLDLHSYLLGDQEENDDDADQQANNNLQGRNNNAIPDGLHAAHQAILQQGGPVGFQPYHQPIKFSFRIVLLIVFMCVTLLVASLVCLTLPVFAGRYLMSLWTGSAKIHELYTAACGLYVCWLSIRAITVLLAWMPQGRRVILLKVQEWTLMVMLCNTILKTVVVAVLLVGAIPLLLGLLFELVIVAPLRVPLDQTPLFYPWQDWALGVLHAKIIAAITLMGPQWWLKTVIEQVYANGIRNIDLHFIIRKLAAPVICVLLVSLCVPYVISAGIVPIVAQYSPGVTMEMQNLVQRRIYPLLVMVVMLVGILSFQIRQFKRLYEHIKNDKYLVGQRLVNYERKAAGRSTTATHSSSSQD, encoded by the exons ATGGACACCGCCGAGGAAG GGGATATATGCCGGGTCTGCCGATCTGAAGGAACCCAGGACAAGCCACTATATCACCCCTGTGTTTGTACAGGAAGTATAAAATTCATCCATCAAGAATG CTTGGTACAATGGCTAAAACACAGCAGAAAAGAATACTGTGAGTTATGCAAACACAGATTTGCTTTTACACCAA TCTATTCTCCAGACATGCCTTCCCGACTGCCTGTTCAGGACATATTTGCGGGGCTGGTGACAAGTGTAGGCACAGCTATTAGATACTGGTTTCACTACACACTAGTTGCCTTTGCTTGGCTGGGAGTCGTTCCTCTCACAGCAT GTCGCATCTACAAGTGTCTGTTTACCGGCTCTGTGAGCTCACTCCTTACCCTGCCGTTAGATATGCTTTCTAC AGAGAACTTGATGGCGGACTGCTTGCAGGGTTGTTTTGTGGTGACGTGTACACTCTGCGCCTTCATCAGTCTGGTGTGGCTGCGGGAGCAGATTGTTCATGGTGGCGCCCCCCAgtggctggagcagaatcagCAGCAGCAGCCACAACATGCACCAGCTCCACAACTTAATGAG GGTCCTGGGCAGGGGGCGGGTGAGAACCAgcctgctcctgctgctgctgagcCCCTGGCGGACAATGGTCCAGCGGCTGAGGTCCCTGACATCCAGGTGGACCCGGCAGAGGACATGGAGCTGGAGGACGAGGCTGAGGATGTAGGGGACGCCAACAATGGTGCACAAG ATGACATGAATTGGAATGCCCTGGAATGGGACCGGGCAGCAGAGGAGCTAACATGGGAGAGG ATGCTCGGTCTTGATGGCTCCTTGGTTTTCCTG GAGCATGTCTTCTGGGTGGTCTCACTAAACACACTCTTCATTTTGGTATTCG CTTTTTGTCCGTATCATATTGGACATTTCTCAGTTGTGGGTCTTGGCTTTGAAAATAAT GTGCAGGCCTCCCACTTCGAAGGCCTCATCACCACCATCGTAGGCTATATCTTCCTGGCCATGACATTAATACTGTGCCAT GGATTGGCAGCGTTGGTGAGATTCCAAAGATCCAGACACCTTTTAGGAGTGTGCTACATTGTTGTCAAG GTATCCCTGCTGGTAGTCGTGGAGATCGGTGTGTTCCCTGTCATCTGTGGCTGGTGGCTCGACATCTGCTCACTG GAGATGTTTGATGCCTCTCTGAAGGACAGAGAGCTGAGTTTTGAGTCTGCTCCCGGCACCACCATGTTCCTCCACTGGCTTGTAGGGATGGTCTACGTCTTCTACTTTGCCTCGTTCATCCTCTTACTGCGAGAG GTGCTGAGACCTGGTGTTTTATGGTTTCTCAGAAACCTGAACGATCCTGATTTTAATCCTGTCCAAGAAATGATTCACCTGCCAATATACAGACATCTCAGAAGATTAATTTTATCAGTG GTGGTGTTTGGCTCCATAGTTTTACTAATGTTGTGGCTTCCCATAAGGACGATCAAATTCATCCTCCCAGCCTTCCTCCCCTACAATGTCATGCTGTACAG TGATGCTCCAGTCAGTGAGCTCTCTCTGGAGCTGCTGCTACTTCAGGTGGTTCTGCCTGCGCTGCTGGAACAAGGTCACACACGCCAGTGGCTCAAAGGCCTGGTCAGAGCCTGGACCGTCACCGCTGGATATCTGCT AGACCTCCACTCGTACCTGTTGGGTGACCAGGAGGAGAATGACGATGATGCGGACCAGCAGGCCAACAACAATCTGCAGGGGAGGAATAACAACGCCATCCCTGATGGGCTGCACGCTGCCCACCAGGCTATCCTACAGCAGGGAGGTCCTGTCGGCTTCCAGCCCTACCACCAACCCATTAAATTCAGCTTCAGG ATTGTGCTGCTGattgtgttcatgtgtgtgacACTGCTGGTGGCCAGTCTGGTGTGCCTCACGTTGCCAG TATTCGCCGGCCGgtacctgatgtctctctggacgGGCAGCGCAAAGATCCACGAACTGTACACGGCAGCGTGCGGCCTATACGTGTGCTGGCTGTCCATCAGGGCCATCACCGTACTGCTGGCCTGGATGCCCCAGGGCAGGAGGGTCATTCTGCTCAAGGTCCAGGAGTGGACCCTCATGGTAATGCTCTGCAACACG ATCCTGAAGACGGTGGTCGTTGCTGTGCTGCTGGTTGGAGCCATCCCTCTGCTGCTGGGCCTGCTATTTGAGCTGGTCATAGTAGCTCCTCTCAGGGTGCCATTGGACCAGACACCACTCTTCTACCCCTGGCAG GACTGGGCTCTCGGAGTGCTCCATGCCAAAATTATTGCTGCCATTACTCTGATGGGTCCCCAGTGGTGGCTGAAAACCGTGATCGAACAG GTGTACGCTAATGGAATTCGCAACATTGATCTCCATTTCATAATTCGTAAGCTGGCTGCTCCGGTTATCTGTGTGCtactggtgtctctctgtgtgcccTATGTCATCTCTGCTGGCATCGTCCCCATCGTAGCTCAATATTCCCCAG GAGTTACCATGGAGATGCAGAATTTGGTGCAGAGGAGAATCTACCCGTTACTGGTCATGGTAGTCATGCTGGTGGGAATCCTCTCCTTCCAGATCCGTCAATTTAAGCGCCTTTATGAGCACATTAAGAATGACAA gtaccTGGTGGGACAGAGACTGGTGAACTATGAACGCAAGGCGGCAGGCAGAAGcaccacagccacacacagcagcTCTTCCCAGGATTAG
- the marchf6 gene encoding E3 ubiquitin-protein ligase MARCH6 isoform X3, producing the protein MDTAEEGDICRVCRSEGTQDKPLYHPCVCTGSIKFIHQECLVQWLKHSRKEYCELCKHRFAFTPIYSPDMPSRLPVQDIFAGLVTSVGTAIRYWFHYTLVAFAWLGVVPLTACRIYKCLFTGSVSSLLTLPLDMLSTENLMADCLQGCFVVTCTLCAFISLVWLREQIVHGGAPQWLEQNQQQQPQHAPAPQLNEQGPGQGAGENQPAPAAAEPLADNGPAAEVPDIQVDPAEDMELEDEAEDVGDANNGAQDDMNWNALEWDRAAEELTWERMLGLDGSLVFLEHVFWVVSLNTLFILVFAFCPYHIGHFSVVGLGFENNVQASHFEGLITTIVGYIFLAMTLILCHGLAALVRFQRSRHLLGVCYIVVKVSLLVVVEIGVFPVICGWWLDICSLEMFDASLKDRELSFESAPGTTMFLHWLVGMVYVFYFASFILLLREVLRPGVLWFLRNLNDPDFNPVQEMIHLPIYRHLRRLILSVVVFGSIVLLMLWLPIRTIKFILPAFLPYNVMLYSDAPVSELSLELLLLQVVLPALLEQGHTRQWLKGLVRAWTVTAGYLLDLHSYLLGDQEENDDDADQQANNNLQGRNNNAIPDGLHAAHQAILQQGGPVGFQPYHQPIKFSFRIVLLIVFMCVTLLVASLVCLTLPVFAGRYLMSLWTGSAKIHELYTAACGLYVCWLSIRAITVLLAWMPQGRRVILLKVQEWTLMILKTVVVAVLLVGAIPLLLGLLFELVIVAPLRVPLDQTPLFYPWQDWALGVLHAKIIAAITLMGPQWWLKTVIEQVYANGIRNIDLHFIIRKLAAPVICVLLVSLCVPYVISAGIVPIVAQYSPGVTMEMQNLVQRRIYPLLVMVVMLVGILSFQIRQFKRLYEHIKNDKYLVGQRLVNYERKAAGRSTTATHSSSSQD; encoded by the exons ATGGACACCGCCGAGGAAG GGGATATATGCCGGGTCTGCCGATCTGAAGGAACCCAGGACAAGCCACTATATCACCCCTGTGTTTGTACAGGAAGTATAAAATTCATCCATCAAGAATG CTTGGTACAATGGCTAAAACACAGCAGAAAAGAATACTGTGAGTTATGCAAACACAGATTTGCTTTTACACCAA TCTATTCTCCAGACATGCCTTCCCGACTGCCTGTTCAGGACATATTTGCGGGGCTGGTGACAAGTGTAGGCACAGCTATTAGATACTGGTTTCACTACACACTAGTTGCCTTTGCTTGGCTGGGAGTCGTTCCTCTCACAGCAT GTCGCATCTACAAGTGTCTGTTTACCGGCTCTGTGAGCTCACTCCTTACCCTGCCGTTAGATATGCTTTCTAC AGAGAACTTGATGGCGGACTGCTTGCAGGGTTGTTTTGTGGTGACGTGTACACTCTGCGCCTTCATCAGTCTGGTGTGGCTGCGGGAGCAGATTGTTCATGGTGGCGCCCCCCAgtggctggagcagaatcagCAGCAGCAGCCACAACATGCACCAGCTCCACAACTTAATGAG CAGGGTCCTGGGCAGGGGGCGGGTGAGAACCAgcctgctcctgctgctgctgagcCCCTGGCGGACAATGGTCCAGCGGCTGAGGTCCCTGACATCCAGGTGGACCCGGCAGAGGACATGGAGCTGGAGGACGAGGCTGAGGATGTAGGGGACGCCAACAATGGTGCACAAG ATGACATGAATTGGAATGCCCTGGAATGGGACCGGGCAGCAGAGGAGCTAACATGGGAGAGG ATGCTCGGTCTTGATGGCTCCTTGGTTTTCCTG GAGCATGTCTTCTGGGTGGTCTCACTAAACACACTCTTCATTTTGGTATTCG CTTTTTGTCCGTATCATATTGGACATTTCTCAGTTGTGGGTCTTGGCTTTGAAAATAAT GTGCAGGCCTCCCACTTCGAAGGCCTCATCACCACCATCGTAGGCTATATCTTCCTGGCCATGACATTAATACTGTGCCAT GGATTGGCAGCGTTGGTGAGATTCCAAAGATCCAGACACCTTTTAGGAGTGTGCTACATTGTTGTCAAG GTATCCCTGCTGGTAGTCGTGGAGATCGGTGTGTTCCCTGTCATCTGTGGCTGGTGGCTCGACATCTGCTCACTG GAGATGTTTGATGCCTCTCTGAAGGACAGAGAGCTGAGTTTTGAGTCTGCTCCCGGCACCACCATGTTCCTCCACTGGCTTGTAGGGATGGTCTACGTCTTCTACTTTGCCTCGTTCATCCTCTTACTGCGAGAG GTGCTGAGACCTGGTGTTTTATGGTTTCTCAGAAACCTGAACGATCCTGATTTTAATCCTGTCCAAGAAATGATTCACCTGCCAATATACAGACATCTCAGAAGATTAATTTTATCAGTG GTGGTGTTTGGCTCCATAGTTTTACTAATGTTGTGGCTTCCCATAAGGACGATCAAATTCATCCTCCCAGCCTTCCTCCCCTACAATGTCATGCTGTACAG TGATGCTCCAGTCAGTGAGCTCTCTCTGGAGCTGCTGCTACTTCAGGTGGTTCTGCCTGCGCTGCTGGAACAAGGTCACACACGCCAGTGGCTCAAAGGCCTGGTCAGAGCCTGGACCGTCACCGCTGGATATCTGCT AGACCTCCACTCGTACCTGTTGGGTGACCAGGAGGAGAATGACGATGATGCGGACCAGCAGGCCAACAACAATCTGCAGGGGAGGAATAACAACGCCATCCCTGATGGGCTGCACGCTGCCCACCAGGCTATCCTACAGCAGGGAGGTCCTGTCGGCTTCCAGCCCTACCACCAACCCATTAAATTCAGCTTCAGG ATTGTGCTGCTGattgtgttcatgtgtgtgacACTGCTGGTGGCCAGTCTGGTGTGCCTCACGTTGCCAG TATTCGCCGGCCGgtacctgatgtctctctggacgGGCAGCGCAAAGATCCACGAACTGTACACGGCAGCGTGCGGCCTATACGTGTGCTGGCTGTCCATCAGGGCCATCACCGTACTGCTGGCCTGGATGCCCCAGGGCAGGAGGGTCATTCTGCTCAAGGTCCAGGAGTGGACCCTCATG ATCCTGAAGACGGTGGTCGTTGCTGTGCTGCTGGTTGGAGCCATCCCTCTGCTGCTGGGCCTGCTATTTGAGCTGGTCATAGTAGCTCCTCTCAGGGTGCCATTGGACCAGACACCACTCTTCTACCCCTGGCAG GACTGGGCTCTCGGAGTGCTCCATGCCAAAATTATTGCTGCCATTACTCTGATGGGTCCCCAGTGGTGGCTGAAAACCGTGATCGAACAG GTGTACGCTAATGGAATTCGCAACATTGATCTCCATTTCATAATTCGTAAGCTGGCTGCTCCGGTTATCTGTGTGCtactggtgtctctctgtgtgcccTATGTCATCTCTGCTGGCATCGTCCCCATCGTAGCTCAATATTCCCCAG GAGTTACCATGGAGATGCAGAATTTGGTGCAGAGGAGAATCTACCCGTTACTGGTCATGGTAGTCATGCTGGTGGGAATCCTCTCCTTCCAGATCCGTCAATTTAAGCGCCTTTATGAGCACATTAAGAATGACAA gtaccTGGTGGGACAGAGACTGGTGAACTATGAACGCAAGGCGGCAGGCAGAAGcaccacagccacacacagcagcTCTTCCCAGGATTAG
- the marchf6 gene encoding E3 ubiquitin-protein ligase MARCH6 isoform X4 yields MDTAEEGDICRVCRSEGTQDKPLYHPCVCTGSIKFIHQECLVQWLKHSRKEYCELCKHRFAFTPIYSPDMPSRLPVQDIFAGLVTSVGTAIRYWFHYTLVAFAWLGVVPLTACRIYKCLFTGSVSSLLTLPLDMLSTENLMADCLQGCFVVTCTLCAFISLVWLREQIVHGGAPQWLEQNQQQQPQHAPAPQLNEGPGQGAGENQPAPAAAEPLADNGPAAEVPDIQVDPAEDMELEDEAEDVGDANNGAQDDMNWNALEWDRAAEELTWERMLGLDGSLVFLEHVFWVVSLNTLFILVFAFCPYHIGHFSVVGLGFENNVQASHFEGLITTIVGYIFLAMTLILCHGLAALVRFQRSRHLLGVCYIVVKVSLLVVVEIGVFPVICGWWLDICSLEMFDASLKDRELSFESAPGTTMFLHWLVGMVYVFYFASFILLLREVLRPGVLWFLRNLNDPDFNPVQEMIHLPIYRHLRRLILSVVVFGSIVLLMLWLPIRTIKFILPAFLPYNVMLYSDAPVSELSLELLLLQVVLPALLEQGHTRQWLKGLVRAWTVTAGYLLDLHSYLLGDQEENDDDADQQANNNLQGRNNNAIPDGLHAAHQAILQQGGPVGFQPYHQPIKFSFRIVLLIVFMCVTLLVASLVCLTLPVFAGRYLMSLWTGSAKIHELYTAACGLYVCWLSIRAITVLLAWMPQGRRVILLKVQEWTLMILKTVVVAVLLVGAIPLLLGLLFELVIVAPLRVPLDQTPLFYPWQDWALGVLHAKIIAAITLMGPQWWLKTVIEQVYANGIRNIDLHFIIRKLAAPVICVLLVSLCVPYVISAGIVPIVAQYSPGVTMEMQNLVQRRIYPLLVMVVMLVGILSFQIRQFKRLYEHIKNDKYLVGQRLVNYERKAAGRSTTATHSSSSQD; encoded by the exons ATGGACACCGCCGAGGAAG GGGATATATGCCGGGTCTGCCGATCTGAAGGAACCCAGGACAAGCCACTATATCACCCCTGTGTTTGTACAGGAAGTATAAAATTCATCCATCAAGAATG CTTGGTACAATGGCTAAAACACAGCAGAAAAGAATACTGTGAGTTATGCAAACACAGATTTGCTTTTACACCAA TCTATTCTCCAGACATGCCTTCCCGACTGCCTGTTCAGGACATATTTGCGGGGCTGGTGACAAGTGTAGGCACAGCTATTAGATACTGGTTTCACTACACACTAGTTGCCTTTGCTTGGCTGGGAGTCGTTCCTCTCACAGCAT GTCGCATCTACAAGTGTCTGTTTACCGGCTCTGTGAGCTCACTCCTTACCCTGCCGTTAGATATGCTTTCTAC AGAGAACTTGATGGCGGACTGCTTGCAGGGTTGTTTTGTGGTGACGTGTACACTCTGCGCCTTCATCAGTCTGGTGTGGCTGCGGGAGCAGATTGTTCATGGTGGCGCCCCCCAgtggctggagcagaatcagCAGCAGCAGCCACAACATGCACCAGCTCCACAACTTAATGAG GGTCCTGGGCAGGGGGCGGGTGAGAACCAgcctgctcctgctgctgctgagcCCCTGGCGGACAATGGTCCAGCGGCTGAGGTCCCTGACATCCAGGTGGACCCGGCAGAGGACATGGAGCTGGAGGACGAGGCTGAGGATGTAGGGGACGCCAACAATGGTGCACAAG ATGACATGAATTGGAATGCCCTGGAATGGGACCGGGCAGCAGAGGAGCTAACATGGGAGAGG ATGCTCGGTCTTGATGGCTCCTTGGTTTTCCTG GAGCATGTCTTCTGGGTGGTCTCACTAAACACACTCTTCATTTTGGTATTCG CTTTTTGTCCGTATCATATTGGACATTTCTCAGTTGTGGGTCTTGGCTTTGAAAATAAT GTGCAGGCCTCCCACTTCGAAGGCCTCATCACCACCATCGTAGGCTATATCTTCCTGGCCATGACATTAATACTGTGCCAT GGATTGGCAGCGTTGGTGAGATTCCAAAGATCCAGACACCTTTTAGGAGTGTGCTACATTGTTGTCAAG GTATCCCTGCTGGTAGTCGTGGAGATCGGTGTGTTCCCTGTCATCTGTGGCTGGTGGCTCGACATCTGCTCACTG GAGATGTTTGATGCCTCTCTGAAGGACAGAGAGCTGAGTTTTGAGTCTGCTCCCGGCACCACCATGTTCCTCCACTGGCTTGTAGGGATGGTCTACGTCTTCTACTTTGCCTCGTTCATCCTCTTACTGCGAGAG GTGCTGAGACCTGGTGTTTTATGGTTTCTCAGAAACCTGAACGATCCTGATTTTAATCCTGTCCAAGAAATGATTCACCTGCCAATATACAGACATCTCAGAAGATTAATTTTATCAGTG GTGGTGTTTGGCTCCATAGTTTTACTAATGTTGTGGCTTCCCATAAGGACGATCAAATTCATCCTCCCAGCCTTCCTCCCCTACAATGTCATGCTGTACAG TGATGCTCCAGTCAGTGAGCTCTCTCTGGAGCTGCTGCTACTTCAGGTGGTTCTGCCTGCGCTGCTGGAACAAGGTCACACACGCCAGTGGCTCAAAGGCCTGGTCAGAGCCTGGACCGTCACCGCTGGATATCTGCT AGACCTCCACTCGTACCTGTTGGGTGACCAGGAGGAGAATGACGATGATGCGGACCAGCAGGCCAACAACAATCTGCAGGGGAGGAATAACAACGCCATCCCTGATGGGCTGCACGCTGCCCACCAGGCTATCCTACAGCAGGGAGGTCCTGTCGGCTTCCAGCCCTACCACCAACCCATTAAATTCAGCTTCAGG ATTGTGCTGCTGattgtgttcatgtgtgtgacACTGCTGGTGGCCAGTCTGGTGTGCCTCACGTTGCCAG TATTCGCCGGCCGgtacctgatgtctctctggacgGGCAGCGCAAAGATCCACGAACTGTACACGGCAGCGTGCGGCCTATACGTGTGCTGGCTGTCCATCAGGGCCATCACCGTACTGCTGGCCTGGATGCCCCAGGGCAGGAGGGTCATTCTGCTCAAGGTCCAGGAGTGGACCCTCATG ATCCTGAAGACGGTGGTCGTTGCTGTGCTGCTGGTTGGAGCCATCCCTCTGCTGCTGGGCCTGCTATTTGAGCTGGTCATAGTAGCTCCTCTCAGGGTGCCATTGGACCAGACACCACTCTTCTACCCCTGGCAG GACTGGGCTCTCGGAGTGCTCCATGCCAAAATTATTGCTGCCATTACTCTGATGGGTCCCCAGTGGTGGCTGAAAACCGTGATCGAACAG GTGTACGCTAATGGAATTCGCAACATTGATCTCCATTTCATAATTCGTAAGCTGGCTGCTCCGGTTATCTGTGTGCtactggtgtctctctgtgtgcccTATGTCATCTCTGCTGGCATCGTCCCCATCGTAGCTCAATATTCCCCAG GAGTTACCATGGAGATGCAGAATTTGGTGCAGAGGAGAATCTACCCGTTACTGGTCATGGTAGTCATGCTGGTGGGAATCCTCTCCTTCCAGATCCGTCAATTTAAGCGCCTTTATGAGCACATTAAGAATGACAA gtaccTGGTGGGACAGAGACTGGTGAACTATGAACGCAAGGCGGCAGGCAGAAGcaccacagccacacacagcagcTCTTCCCAGGATTAG